A genomic segment from Malus domestica chromosome 05, GDT2T_hap1 encodes:
- the LOC139196344 gene encoding uncharacterized protein produces MKQMSHMQYYHFVNCTRERERERKREIKEREMEEREMERLKKQRENDEKIDDEEIERKGKALSRTERPYQWAMYDNWECLKQYYKGKWEEVLSPLTTNDDTVLHVVAFAGRSDVLEFLISLVTTATNDNPRNLRNALVLENSHGSTILHEVAASGNLKAAMLLVSHDDHNRRELIARRDADQDNEYEPDVDASSTRIVEIKNKLGETPFYRAASYGHTKLFDYFNIQDVNIERHLTRCVDRMSVLHIAVINQHFETAVWLLKKYPCLAKRREDNGFTSLQLLAQMPSAFQVYYRKSLWKMLIHKCISEDDNVDGDGDIESRWIPQLPTACLSKTLSRWPRVFSIVKQIKNEKSLSELTHLLVEKDYSWVESKKTEKDKTVSLVSLQKDRAAIGGDGRETKKYTIYNYTPLLIATSTGILPLVKKMFEVHPQAAEAHDIGNQQNILHMSIKHRQLQIFRLVKRSRSITSRLSSRIDSDGNTILHRAADMTYYSPDTQSVSGPALQLQEELRWMVRVRKIMPPHYMMHRNNMGMTAEELFNTEHAKLLHSAQTWIRGTAQSCSAVAALVATVVFAAAYTAPGGYSSGGAPVLRHSPFFTTFIITDVVSLISSLSSLVTFLSILTSPFEYKNFHQSLPLRLHLGFAFLFFSLVTTMLVFTATAVLLIHLDEELTRSLLYVAAFLPVSVFGLIQLPLYAGFSHALIFLFKKVKKFIISFFPVKEILNQ; encoded by the exons ATGAAGCAAATGAGTCACATGCAGTACTATCACTTTGTAAACtgtacgagagagagagagagagagagaaagagagagataaaagagagagagatggaagagagagagatggagaggttGAAGAAACAGAGAGAAAATGATGAGAAAATAGATGATGAGGAAAtagaaagaaagggaaaggCACTGAGTCGAACAGAAAGGCCATATCAATGGGCCATGTACGACAACTGGGAATGCCTGAAACAATACTATAAGGGAAAATGGGAAGAGGTACTCAGTCCATTGACAACGAACGATGACACTGTACTTCACGTCGTAGCCTTTGCCGGGCGGAGTGACGTGCTTGAATTCTTGATTTCACTTGTGACGACTGCGACCAACGACAACCCTCGGAATTTACGGAATGCCTTGGTGCTGGAGAATAGCCACGGGAGCACCATCCTCCACGAGGTGGCAGCGTCGGGAAACCTGAAAGCCGCAATGCTGTTGGTAAGCCACGATGACCACAATAGGAGAGAGCTAATTGCTAGACGGGATGCTGACCAAGACAATGAGTATGAGCCGGATGTTGATGCTAGCTCTACACGTATTGTAGAGATTAAGAACAAGTTAGGAGAAACGCCGTTCTACAGGGCAGCTTCTTACGGTCACACAAAGTTGTTCGACTATTTCAACATACAAGATGTAAATATAGAGCGCCACTTAACCAGATGCGTTGATCGCATGTCTGTTCTTCATATCGCTGTCATTAACCAACATTTTG AAACTGCTGTTTGGTTACTGAAAAAGTACCCATGTCTTGCAAAAAGAAGGGAAGACAATGGTTTCACAAGCCTTCAATTGCTAGCCCAGATGCCATCTGCCTTCCAAGTTTACTATCGCAAAAGCTTATGGAAGATGCTTATTCATAAAT GCATCTCTGAAGATGATAATGTTGATGGGGACGGTGATATAGAGAGCAGATGGATTCCACAGCTTCCCACAGCTTGCTTGTCGAAGACGCTCTCAA GATGGCCTCGAGTGTTTTCGATCGTGaagcaaataaaaaatgaaaaatcactatCGGAGCTCACTCATCTGCTCGTAGAGAAAGATTATTCGTGGGTAGAAAGTAAGAAAACAGAGAAAGACAAGACAGTTTCATTGGTGTCCTTACAGAAAGATAGAGCTGCTATTGGTGGTGATGgaagagaaacaaaaaaatatactaTTTATAACTACACCCCACTGCTTATAGCAACTAGCACCGGAATATTACCTCTCGTGAAAAAGATGTTTGAGGTACATCCTCAGGCGGCTGAGGCGCACGATATCGGCAATCAACAAAACATTTTGCATATGTCGATTAAGCACCGTCAGTTGCAGATATTTAGGCTTGTGAAGAGAAGCAGATCAATAACGTCGAGGTTATCTTCGAGGATTGACAGTGATGGAAATACCATATTGCATCGAGCTGCAGATATGACATATTACTCTCCAGACACTCAAAGTGTAAGTGGTCCTGCATTGCAATTACAAGAAGAATTACGTTGGATGGTG CGCGTGAGAAAGATAATGCCTCCTCATTACATGATGCACCGCAACAACATGGGTATGACAGCGGAGGAGCTCTTCAATACTGAGCATGCAAAGCTTCTTCATTCGGCACAAACATGGATAAGAGGCACTGCTCAGTCATGCTCGGCCGTGGCAGCTCTAGTGGCCACTGTGGTCTTTGCAGCCGCCTACACTGCTCCCGGGGGTTACAGTTCAGGCGGTGCTCCTGTTCTTCGACATTCTCCCTTCTTCACTACCTTTATCATCACAGATGTTGTCTCGCTCATCAGCTCATTGTCTTCTCTCGTCACGTTTCTCTCGATCTTGACATCTCCGTTTGAGTACAAAAACTTCCATCAATCTCTTCCGCTCAGGCTGCATTTAGGATttgcctttcttttcttctcgcTAGTGACGACCATGCTCGTGTTCACCGCTACAGCTGTGCTCTTGATTCATCTCGATGAGGAATTGACAAGGTCTCTCCTTTATGTTGCTGCCTTTCTTCCTGTGTCTGTATTTGGGCTCATACAGCTTCCTTTGTATGCGGGATTTTCTCATGCCCTGATATTTCTATTTAAAAAAGTTAAGAAGTTTATAATTTCGTTTTTCCCTGTAAAGGAAATCCTCAATCAGTAA
- the LOC103402219 gene encoding protein ACCELERATED CELL DEATH 6-like isoform X2, giving the protein MKEREKERLEKEREEDEKTERAGEALSQSKWPYKWAMHDNWEPLKQYYKRNWEEVFIPLTTNNDTVLHVVAYAGQSDVLEFLISLVTTATNDPRKLRHALVLENGHGNTILHEVVASGNLKAAMLLVSHDNSVRSELIARQDADQTNEYERDVIDAWSRSIVEIENKLGETPIYRAASYGHTKLVDFFHKQNVNIERHFTRSVDRMSVLHIVVINQHFDTALWLLKKYPFLAKTKEDDGFTSLQLLAKMPSAFQVYNRESLWKMLIHKYDSVDAAAPNQNGDIESRWIPQLPTACLSKKLTRWPRVFSILKQIKKEKTLSELTQLLVEKDYSWVESKKPKKDKTISLVSSQKDIAAICGDGRETKKSTIYNYTPLLIATSTGILPLVKRIYEVHPQAIEAHEIGSQQNILHMSIKHRQLQIFRLVKRSRAITWRLTSRIDSDGNTILHRAADMTYYSPDTQSVSGPALQLQEELRWMVRAGKITPPHYIMHRNNKGVTAEELFNIEHEKLLHSAQTWIKDTAQSCSTVAALVATVVFAAAYTAPGGYNSGGVPVLQHSPLFTTFIITGVVSLISSLSSLVTFLSILTSPFEYKNFHHSLPLRLHLGFAFLFFSLVTAMLAFTATVVLLIHLNEKLTWSLFYVAAFLPVSVFGMQLPLYAGFSHALIFIFKKVKKFTISFFPVKEILNQ; this is encoded by the exons atgaaagagagagagaaagagaggttggagaaagagagagaagaagatgagaaaaCAGAAAGAGCGGGAGAGGCTTTGAGTCAATCAAAATGGCCATATAAATGGGCCATGCACGACAACTGGGAACCCTTGAAACAATACTATAAGAGAAACTGGGAAGAGGTATTCATTCCATTGACAACAAACAACGACACTGTACTTCACGTCGTAGCCTATGCCGGGCAGAGCGACGTGCTCGAGTTCTTGATTTCACTTGTGACAACTGCGACCAATGACCCTAGAAAGTTACGGCATGCCTTGGTGCTGGAGAATGGCCATGGGAACACCATCCTCCACGAGGTGGTGGCGTCGGGAAACCTGAAAGCTGCAATGTTGTTGGTAAGCCACGATAACAGCGTTAGGAGTGAGCTAATTGCTAGACAGGATGCTGATCAAACCAATGAGTACGAGCGAGATGTTATTGATGCTTGGTCTAGAAGTATTGTGGAGATCGAGAACAAGTTAGGAGAAACGCCCATCTACAGGGCAGCTTCTTACGGTCATACAAAATTGGTCGATTTTTTCCACAAACAAAATGTGAATATAGAGCGCCACTTCACCAGATCTGTTGATCGCATGTCCGTTCTTCATATCGTTGTCATTAACCAACATtttg ACACTGCTCTTTGGCTACTGAAAAAGTACCCATTTCTTGCAAAAACAAAGGAAGACGATGGTTTCACAAGCCTTCAATTGCTAGCCAAGATGCCATCTGCCTTCCAAGTCTACAATCGCGAAAGCTTATGGAAGATGCTTATTCATAAAT ATGATAGTGTTGATGCGGCCGCACCAAATCAAAACGGTGATATAGAGAGCAGATGGATTCCACAGCTTCCCACAGCTTGCTTGTCGAAGAAGCTCACAA GATGGCCTCGAGTCTTTTCGATCTTgaagcaaataaaaaaagaaaaaacactatCGGAGCTTACCCAGCTGCTCGTGGAGAAAGACTATTCGTGGGTAGAAAGTAAGAAACCAAAGAAAGACAAGACAATTTCCTTGGTGTCCTCACAGAAAGATATTGCTGCTATTTGTGGTGATGgaagagaaacaaaaaaatcTACTATTTATAACTACACCCCACTGCTTATAGCAACTAGCACCGGAATATTACCTCTTGTGAAAAGGATATATGAGGTACATCCTCAGGCGATTGAGGCGCACGAAATCGGCAGTCAACAAAACATTTTGCATATGTCGATTAAGCATCGTCAGTTGCAGATATTTAGGCTTGTGAAGAGAAGCAGAGCGATAACGTGGAGGTTAACTTCGAGGATTGACAGTGATGGAAATACCATATTGCATCGAGCTGCAGATATGACATATTACTCTCCAGACACTCAAAGTGTAAGTGGTCCTGCATTGCAATTGCAAGAAGAATTACGTTGGATGGTG CGAGCGGGAAAGATAACGCCACCTCATTATATCATGCACCGCAACAACAAGGGTGTGACAGCGGAGGAGCTCTTCAATATTGAGCATGAAAAGCTTCTTCATTCGGCACAAACATGGATAAAAGACACTGCTCAGTCATGCTCGACCGTGGCAGCTCTAGTGGCCACTGTGGTCTTTGCAGCCGCCTACACTGCTCCCGGGGGTTACAATTCAGGCGGTGTTCCTGTTCTCCAACATTCTCCTTTGTTCACTACCTTTATCATCACAGGCGTTGTCTCGCTCATCAGCTCATTGTCTTCTCTCGTCACATTTCTCTCGATCTTGACATCTCCGTTTGAGTACAAAAACTTCCATCATTCTCTTCCGCTCAGGCTGCATTTAGGATttgcctttcttttcttctcgcTAGTGACGGCCATGCTCGCGTTCACTGCTACAGTTGTGCTCTTGATTCATCTCAACGAGAAATTGACATGGTCTCTCTTTTATGTTGCTGCGTTTCTTCCTGTGTCTGTATTTGGTATGCAGCTTCCTTTGTATGCGGGATTTTCTCATGCTTTGATATTTATATTTAAGAAAGTTAAGAAGTTTACAATTTCGTTTTTCCCTGTAAAGGAAATCCTCAATCAGTAA
- the LOC103402219 gene encoding protein ACCELERATED CELL DEATH 6-like isoform X1, which produces MKEREKERLEKEREEDEKTERAGEALSQSKWPYKWAMHDNWEPLKQYYKRNWEEVFIPLTTNNDTVLHVVAYAGQSDVLEFLISLVTTATNDPRKLRHALVLENGHGNTILHEVVASGNLKAAMLLVSHDNSVRSELIARQDADQTNEYERDVIDAWSRSIVEIENKLGETPIYRAASYGHTKLVDFFHKQNVNIERHFTRSVDRMSVLHIVVINQHFDTALWLLKKYPFLAKTKEDDGFTSLQLLAKMPSAFQVYNRESLWKMLIHKCLSEDDSVDAAAPNQNGDIESRWIPQLPTACLSKKLTRWPRVFSILKQIKKEKTLSELTQLLVEKDYSWVESKKPKKDKTISLVSSQKDIAAICGDGRETKKSTIYNYTPLLIATSTGILPLVKRIYEVHPQAIEAHEIGSQQNILHMSIKHRQLQIFRLVKRSRAITWRLTSRIDSDGNTILHRAADMTYYSPDTQSVSGPALQLQEELRWMVRAGKITPPHYIMHRNNKGVTAEELFNIEHEKLLHSAQTWIKDTAQSCSTVAALVATVVFAAAYTAPGGYNSGGVPVLQHSPLFTTFIITGVVSLISSLSSLVTFLSILTSPFEYKNFHHSLPLRLHLGFAFLFFSLVTAMLAFTATVVLLIHLNEKLTWSLFYVAAFLPVSVFGMQLPLYAGFSHALIFIFKKVKKFTISFFPVKEILNQ; this is translated from the exons atgaaagagagagagaaagagaggttggagaaagagagagaagaagatgagaaaaCAGAAAGAGCGGGAGAGGCTTTGAGTCAATCAAAATGGCCATATAAATGGGCCATGCACGACAACTGGGAACCCTTGAAACAATACTATAAGAGAAACTGGGAAGAGGTATTCATTCCATTGACAACAAACAACGACACTGTACTTCACGTCGTAGCCTATGCCGGGCAGAGCGACGTGCTCGAGTTCTTGATTTCACTTGTGACAACTGCGACCAATGACCCTAGAAAGTTACGGCATGCCTTGGTGCTGGAGAATGGCCATGGGAACACCATCCTCCACGAGGTGGTGGCGTCGGGAAACCTGAAAGCTGCAATGTTGTTGGTAAGCCACGATAACAGCGTTAGGAGTGAGCTAATTGCTAGACAGGATGCTGATCAAACCAATGAGTACGAGCGAGATGTTATTGATGCTTGGTCTAGAAGTATTGTGGAGATCGAGAACAAGTTAGGAGAAACGCCCATCTACAGGGCAGCTTCTTACGGTCATACAAAATTGGTCGATTTTTTCCACAAACAAAATGTGAATATAGAGCGCCACTTCACCAGATCTGTTGATCGCATGTCCGTTCTTCATATCGTTGTCATTAACCAACATtttg ACACTGCTCTTTGGCTACTGAAAAAGTACCCATTTCTTGCAAAAACAAAGGAAGACGATGGTTTCACAAGCCTTCAATTGCTAGCCAAGATGCCATCTGCCTTCCAAGTCTACAATCGCGAAAGCTTATGGAAGATGCTTATTCATAAAT GCCTCTCAGAAGATGATAGTGTTGATGCGGCCGCACCAAATCAAAACGGTGATATAGAGAGCAGATGGATTCCACAGCTTCCCACAGCTTGCTTGTCGAAGAAGCTCACAA GATGGCCTCGAGTCTTTTCGATCTTgaagcaaataaaaaaagaaaaaacactatCGGAGCTTACCCAGCTGCTCGTGGAGAAAGACTATTCGTGGGTAGAAAGTAAGAAACCAAAGAAAGACAAGACAATTTCCTTGGTGTCCTCACAGAAAGATATTGCTGCTATTTGTGGTGATGgaagagaaacaaaaaaatcTACTATTTATAACTACACCCCACTGCTTATAGCAACTAGCACCGGAATATTACCTCTTGTGAAAAGGATATATGAGGTACATCCTCAGGCGATTGAGGCGCACGAAATCGGCAGTCAACAAAACATTTTGCATATGTCGATTAAGCATCGTCAGTTGCAGATATTTAGGCTTGTGAAGAGAAGCAGAGCGATAACGTGGAGGTTAACTTCGAGGATTGACAGTGATGGAAATACCATATTGCATCGAGCTGCAGATATGACATATTACTCTCCAGACACTCAAAGTGTAAGTGGTCCTGCATTGCAATTGCAAGAAGAATTACGTTGGATGGTG CGAGCGGGAAAGATAACGCCACCTCATTATATCATGCACCGCAACAACAAGGGTGTGACAGCGGAGGAGCTCTTCAATATTGAGCATGAAAAGCTTCTTCATTCGGCACAAACATGGATAAAAGACACTGCTCAGTCATGCTCGACCGTGGCAGCTCTAGTGGCCACTGTGGTCTTTGCAGCCGCCTACACTGCTCCCGGGGGTTACAATTCAGGCGGTGTTCCTGTTCTCCAACATTCTCCTTTGTTCACTACCTTTATCATCACAGGCGTTGTCTCGCTCATCAGCTCATTGTCTTCTCTCGTCACATTTCTCTCGATCTTGACATCTCCGTTTGAGTACAAAAACTTCCATCATTCTCTTCCGCTCAGGCTGCATTTAGGATttgcctttcttttcttctcgcTAGTGACGGCCATGCTCGCGTTCACTGCTACAGTTGTGCTCTTGATTCATCTCAACGAGAAATTGACATGGTCTCTCTTTTATGTTGCTGCGTTTCTTCCTGTGTCTGTATTTGGTATGCAGCTTCCTTTGTATGCGGGATTTTCTCATGCTTTGATATTTATATTTAAGAAAGTTAAGAAGTTTACAATTTCGTTTTTCCCTGTAAAGGAAATCCTCAATCAGTAA